One region of Macadamia integrifolia cultivar HAES 741 chromosome 11, SCU_Mint_v3, whole genome shotgun sequence genomic DNA includes:
- the LOC122092709 gene encoding uncharacterized protein LOC122092709, with amino-acid sequence MASKLLLIIVFVFDLIAFALAVAAEQRRSKAKIVPDSELNYDYCVYDSDIATGFGVGAFLFLMASQVLIMVASRCFCCGKALSPSGSRAWAVILFITCWVTFFIAEVCLLAGSVRNAYHTRYRTIVDGSNTLSCEVLRKGVFGAGAAFVVFTGIFTELYYVCYSKAKDGFRTTNFGKDTGVGMGAYS; translated from the exons ATGGCTTCCAAATTGCTCTTAATCATCGTCTTCGTCTTTGATCTCATCGCTTTTGCTCTCGCCGTTGCTGCTGAGCAGCGTAGGAGTAAG GCTAAAATCGTCCCTGATTCTGAGCTAAATTATGACTACTGTGTCTATGACTCGGACATCGCAACTGGCTTTGGGGTGGGTGCATTCTTGTTCCTGATGGCTAGCCAAGTCCTTATAATGGTGGCAAGTAGGTGCTTCTGCTGTGGGAAGGCTCTGAGTCCCAGTGGTTCAAGGGCATGGGCTGTtatcctcttcatcacttgctG GGTGACATTTTTTATTGCGGAGGTTTGCTTGCTTGCGGGTTCTGTGAGGAATGCCTACCATACCAGATACAGAACAATTGTTGATGGAAGCAACACTCTTTCCTGCGAGGTCTTGAGAAAAGGAGTCTTTGGAGCAGGGGCAGCCTTCGTAGTATTCACTGGCATATTCACTGAACTCTACTATGTTTGCTACTCTAAGGCTAAGGATGGGTTCAGAACCACCAACTTTGGCAAAGACACTGGCGTGGGGATGGGAGCCTACAGCTGA